Proteins encoded by one window of Paenibacillus antri:
- a CDS encoding carbohydrate ABC transporter permease encodes MVRDKTFAARAWDATLVALMAVVSFLSLAPIIHTVAISFSNMAAAAGGFVTFWPVGFNLESYRKIIVDPHFGNAFLVSVQRVLLGGAINFVLTVLMAYPLSRSPKEFRTRHYYMWFLLFTMLFSGGMIPLYLVVKYLGMFNTLWALVLPGAVPVFNVVLLMNFFRNLPKELSEAGTIDGAGPWFMLLRVFLPLSLPALATVTLFSLVGHWNSFFDGLIFMRSVESYPLQTYIQQLVVQLSPEYLDSTNVELLDKLSDKTLNAAKIMVSMIPILIVYPFLQRYFIHGIMLGSVKE; translated from the coding sequence ATGGTAAGAGATAAAACTTTCGCCGCCCGCGCCTGGGACGCGACGCTCGTGGCGCTCATGGCGGTCGTCTCCTTCCTGTCGCTGGCGCCGATCATTCACACGGTCGCCATATCGTTCAGCAACATGGCGGCGGCGGCGGGCGGGTTCGTGACGTTCTGGCCGGTCGGCTTCAATCTGGAGTCTTACCGCAAGATCATCGTCGACCCGCACTTCGGGAACGCCTTCCTGGTGTCGGTGCAGCGCGTGCTGCTCGGCGGCGCGATCAACTTCGTCCTCACCGTGCTGATGGCGTATCCGTTGTCCCGGAGCCCGAAGGAATTCCGCACCCGGCATTATTACATGTGGTTTCTGTTGTTCACGATGCTGTTCAGCGGCGGCATGATCCCGCTTTACTTGGTCGTGAAATATTTGGGCATGTTCAATACGCTGTGGGCGCTCGTGCTGCCGGGCGCGGTGCCGGTGTTCAACGTCGTCCTGCTCATGAATTTCTTCCGCAACCTGCCGAAGGAGCTCAGCGAAGCGGGCACGATCGACGGCGCGGGACCGTGGTTCATGCTGCTGCGCGTCTTCCTGCCGCTGTCGCTGCCCGCGCTCGCCACCGTGACGCTGTTCAGCCTCGTCGGCCACTGGAACTCGTTCTTCGACGGGCTGATCTTCATGCGCAGCGTAGAGTCGTATCCGCTGCAGACGTACATCCAGCAGCTTGTCGTGCAGCTGTCGCCGGAGTATCTCGATTCCACGAATGTCGAGCTGCTGGATAAGCTGTCGGACAAGACGCTTAACGCGGCGAAAATCATGGTATCGATGATTCCGATCTTGATCGTCTACCCGTTCCTGCAGCGGTATTTCATTCACGGCATCATGCTCGGTTCCGTGAAGGAGTAG
- a CDS encoding ABC transporter permease, translating to MKSFQKHFHLMLLPGMALLIVFHLVPMFGVLIAFQDFNIGLGIRNSPWIGLENFEYLFQIRDSKVIFYNTIFISMGKIIAGLVVPVTFAILLNELRLAAFKRWVQTIVYLPHFLSWVILAGVMIDMLSMDGIVNNVIGLFGGERIMFLASNEWFPWLIIGSDTWKDFGFAAIVYLAALAGIDPTLYEAADIDGATRFQKIVYITFPNLVPTIILLATLSIGNILNAGFDQIFNLYNPLVYPSGDVIDTYVYRVGLVEAQYGFATAVGLLKSVIGFILIVISYRLAYRYANYRIF from the coding sequence ATGAAGAGCTTCCAGAAGCATTTTCACCTCATGCTGCTGCCGGGCATGGCGCTGCTGATCGTATTTCATCTCGTGCCGATGTTCGGCGTCTTGATCGCGTTCCAAGACTTCAATATCGGCCTCGGGATTCGAAACTCTCCGTGGATCGGGCTCGAAAATTTCGAATATTTGTTTCAGATTCGGGACAGCAAGGTCATTTTCTATAATACGATCTTTATTTCCATGGGGAAAATTATCGCCGGCCTCGTCGTGCCGGTCACCTTCGCGATCCTGCTCAACGAGCTTCGCCTCGCGGCGTTCAAGCGATGGGTGCAGACGATCGTTTATTTGCCGCACTTCTTGTCGTGGGTCATTCTCGCGGGCGTGATGATCGACATGCTGTCCATGGACGGCATCGTCAACAACGTCATCGGGCTGTTCGGCGGCGAACGGATTATGTTCCTGGCAAGCAACGAATGGTTTCCGTGGCTTATTATCGGCTCGGATACGTGGAAGGATTTCGGCTTCGCGGCGATCGTCTACCTCGCGGCGCTGGCGGGCATCGACCCGACCTTGTACGAGGCCGCCGACATCGACGGGGCGACGCGATTCCAGAAGATCGTCTATATCACGTTCCCGAACTTGGTGCCTACGATCATATTGCTGGCGACGCTCAGCATCGGAAATATATTGAACGCCGGATTCGATCAAATCTTTAACCTGTACAACCCGCTCGTCTATCCGAGCGGCGACGTCATCGACACGTACGTATACCGGGTCGGGCTCGTCGAGGCGCAGTACGGCTTCGCGACGGCCGTCGGCTTGCTGAAGTCCGTAATCGGGTTCATCTTGATCGTCATCTCGTACCGCCTGGCGTACCGCTATGCGAACTATCGAATTTTCTAG
- a CDS encoding extracellular solute-binding protein produces the protein MVQRSFKWMTMLLLLLSLVVTACTGNNAGNTEEAAGDPAPSAEAGGKTDEKPAEEAPAAEAIDPYRMPEPATFTTFKHLGADAKLPEGDTVEDNQYTRYLKEKANIEVEILWYASGNDYEQKSKLAIGSGDIPDVMFVDEQTFKTLANAGQLEDLTEVYEKYKAPLTEELYASTNGMALEKATIDGKLLAIPNIAVQADALSMVWVRQDWLDKLGLEGPKTVADVENIAKAFVDNKMGGDGTIGLTAGTLDAPMKAGRHNLKGLFGAYNAYPGNWVRDGAGNLAYGSILPETKAALGKIRDMYAAGLIDKEFAIRKDTDQMVVSGKAGMFFGPWWSGGIARDTYGNFPDANFKVYAIHDDKGQLNNLQLPVSSRFMVVRKGMKNPEAAIVYINTYIRSERKAEPDALKLDATISTEFWPIGNGTFDYANAVERKSDMLADALAGKIKPEELTPEVKLLYDFAKADEAAPRKDLAGWGRFWGYTEPAQLLKLPMNSLYNEFTTTTKTMERKWANLKKLEEEYFYAIVMGNRPLDDFETFVSEWKAQGGDEITAEVQAEVK, from the coding sequence CGCGGCGGAGGCGATCGATCCGTACCGCATGCCGGAGCCCGCGACGTTCACGACCTTCAAGCACTTGGGCGCCGACGCCAAGCTGCCGGAAGGCGACACGGTGGAGGACAATCAATACACGCGTTATTTGAAAGAGAAGGCGAACATCGAAGTCGAAATTTTATGGTACGCCTCGGGCAACGATTACGAGCAGAAGTCGAAGCTCGCGATCGGCAGCGGCGACATCCCGGACGTCATGTTCGTCGACGAGCAGACGTTCAAGACGCTCGCGAACGCGGGGCAGCTGGAGGATCTGACCGAAGTATACGAAAAGTATAAGGCGCCGCTGACCGAAGAGCTGTACGCTTCGACGAACGGCATGGCGCTCGAGAAAGCGACGATCGACGGCAAGCTGCTCGCGATTCCGAACATCGCGGTTCAGGCGGACGCGCTCAGCATGGTGTGGGTGCGCCAGGATTGGCTCGACAAGCTCGGTCTCGAAGGTCCGAAGACGGTAGCGGACGTCGAGAACATCGCCAAAGCGTTCGTCGACAACAAGATGGGCGGCGACGGCACGATCGGCCTGACGGCCGGCACGCTGGACGCGCCGATGAAGGCGGGCCGCCACAATCTCAAAGGGCTGTTCGGCGCTTACAACGCTTACCCGGGCAACTGGGTTCGAGACGGCGCCGGCAATCTCGCGTACGGTTCGATTTTGCCGGAGACGAAAGCGGCGCTCGGCAAAATCCGCGACATGTACGCGGCCGGCCTCATCGACAAGGAATTCGCGATCCGCAAGGACACGGACCAGATGGTCGTCTCCGGCAAAGCCGGCATGTTCTTCGGTCCGTGGTGGTCGGGCGGCATCGCGAGAGACACGTACGGGAACTTCCCGGACGCGAACTTCAAGGTGTACGCCATCCACGACGACAAGGGCCAGCTGAACAACCTGCAGCTGCCCGTCAGCAGCCGATTCATGGTCGTTCGCAAAGGCATGAAAAATCCGGAAGCGGCGATCGTCTACATCAACACGTACATCCGGTCGGAGCGCAAGGCCGAGCCGGACGCGCTCAAGCTGGACGCTACGATTTCGACGGAGTTCTGGCCGATCGGCAACGGCACGTTCGACTATGCGAACGCCGTGGAACGCAAATCCGACATGCTCGCGGACGCGCTCGCGGGCAAGATCAAGCCGGAGGAATTGACGCCTGAAGTGAAGCTGCTGTACGACTTCGCGAAAGCCGACGAAGCCGCGCCGCGCAAAGACTTGGCCGGATGGGGACGCTTCTGGGGGTACACCGAGCCGGCGCAGCTGCTGAAGCTGCCGATGAATTCGCTCTACAACGAGTTCACGACGACGACGAAGACGATGGAACGCAAGTGGGCGAACCTGAAGAAGCTGGAAGAGGAATACTTCTACGCGATCGTCATGGGCAACCGTCCGCTGGACGACTTCGAGACGTTCGTGTCGGAATGGAAGGCGCAAGGCGGCGACGAAATTACGGCCGAGGTGCAAGCGGAAGTGAAGTAA